A window of the Helianthus annuus cultivar XRQ/B chromosome 4, HanXRQr2.0-SUNRISE, whole genome shotgun sequence genome harbors these coding sequences:
- the LOC110941322 gene encoding nodulin homeobox, with product MEELSSRSREPVDLVSAVKELHILSSHELSKLIRDADNDTIQWTSSNGSSKQINVETLARYLSWHLIAKLLESKQDEELFRYLLGGLRLLHALYDLAPRNSKIEQVLLEDMKVSEHMFDLIFFMILVLSGFKKESQLALLHSALLACTLYLLSAFVSSQSNELSPVLLAHPKVDIFVFGSFASVHRDIQFILVRLSGQNTNVSMQSNLAEVNRLCQHCEASLQFLQSLCQQRLFRERLIKNKDLCEEGGILLLAHDIMKLPFCEDSYLMAVFSRLKSKVLTIVLHLCEVESVSFLDVAASTTKGLNLAKSTISQVLELLKVMFRGDLNGLASFTDRTYPRGLLQLNAMRLTDILSDDSNFRSYITLNFTEVLATIFLQPHQEFLSSWCSSGSRPSEEDATLDYDSFTASGWVLGVLTSSDVPESTFNASRVPRTSYAFQRTSLLVKVVANLTCFIPDICREEKDLFLNTFMQCLQKELPNLPYGVSSDSRTERAAIINQNLRSLSIHAESLIPGFLNHDDVQLFRLFIAQLEPLLNQESDTNRVTEVNATGQESSENKGISDNTPLEEAKPVNITGSEDPRTDVAPTSTPRNFQVTEGDAQTSETIVLDSNTVQSEEKQLRKRKRNIMNHMQITMIEQALQNEPDMQRKAASIQSWAEKLSLHGSEISSSQLKNWLNNRKAKLARAAAKDNRGPSGGDNITFTDKQGGSGTDPDPESPDEFFDPTPSAGQQTHSVRHEPGQFVVLTDGQGDEIGKGCVHQASGSWSGTNLDESGLCVVDVSYLKVDKWSSLPHPCDATGTSYGHSEQIIGVKRVLWDNSKLVVQQKPR from the exons ATGGAGGAATTATCAAGCAGGAGTAGAGAG CCGGTCGATTTGGTTTCTGCTGTTAAAGAGTTGCATATACTAAGTTCTCACGAACTTAGCAAGTTAATCAGGGATGCTGATAATGATACTATTCAATGGACATCCAGTAAtggatcatcaaaacag ATTAATGTGGAAACCCTAGCAAGATATTTATCGTGGCACCTAATCGCAAAGCTTCTGGAATCCAAACAAGATGAAGAACTTTTTAGATACTTATTAGGTGGGCTTAGACTTTTGCATGCCTTGTATGATCTTGCACCTCGTAATTCTAAAATCGAGCAG GTGTTGCTTGAGGACATGAAAGTATCTGAACACATGTTCGACTTGATCTTTTTCATGATCTTGGTTCTTAGCGGCTTTAAAAAG GAAAGTCAACTTGCTCTACTGCATTCAGCACTGTTGGCCTGCACTCTATATCTGTTATCAGCATTCGTTTCATCACAATCGAATGAGTTGTCACCAGTTCTTCTTGCACACCCTAAG GTGGATATATTTGTATTTGGTTCCTTTGCTTCTGTTCATAGGGATATTCAGTTTATTCTAGTAAGGCTGTCTGGTCAAAACACCAATGTTAGCATGCAGTCAAATCTTGCTGAAGTCAACCGCCTGTGTCAGCACTGTGAGGCATCTCTACAGTTTCTTCAATCCCTTTGCCAACAAAGGTTATTTCGAGAGCGCCTCATTAAGAACAAg GATCTATGTGAAGAAGGTGGCATTCTTCTATTGGCTCATGACATCATGAAATTGCCATTCTGTGAAGATTCTTATCTTATGGCTGTCTTTTCTAGGCTGAAATCAAAAGTATTAACTATT GTGCTGCATCTTTGTGAAGTTGAAAGCGTCTCTTTCTTAGATGTGGCTGCCAGCACTACTAAGGGTTTAAATTTAGCGAAGTCTACTATATCCCAG GTTCTCGAATTGCTGAAGGTCATGTTTCGTGGAGATCTCAACGGACTTGCTTCTTTTACAGATAGAACCTATCCAAGGGGACTTCTACAACTGAATGCAATGCGGCTGACAGATATTCTTTCTGATGATTCTAATTTTAGATCATACATCACCCTCAATTTC ACTGAAGTTTTAGCGACAATATTTTTGCAACCGCATCAGGAATTCTTGTCTAGTTGGTGTTCTTCTGGATCTAGGCCTTCTGAAGAAGATGCTACCCTGGATTATGATTCTTTTACAGCATCTGGATGGGTTTTGGGTGTGCTTACATCATCAGATGTTCCCGAATCCACTTTCAACGCATCTCGTGTTCCCCGGACTTCCTATGCGTTTCAGAGAACATCTTTGCTCGTTAAAGTCGTCGCAAATCTCACTTGTTTTATTCCCGATATATGTAGAG AGGAGAAGGATCTTTTCCTCAACACATTCATGCAGTGCTTGCAGAAGGAACTTCCTAATTTACCATATGGAGTTTCAAGTGATTCTAGAACTGAAAGAGCTGCTATCATTAACCAAAACCTGC GTTCCCTATCCATTCATGCAGAATCTTTAATTCCAGGATTCCTTAATCATGATGACGTGCAGCTGTTTAG GTTGTTCATTGCACAATTAGAGCCGCTACTGAATCAGGAATCTGATACTAACCGAGTTACA GAGGTCAATGCTACAGGTCAAGAATCTTCAGAAAACAAAGGCATATCTGACAATACACCTCTGGAAGAAGCAAAACCGGTAAATATAACTGGAAGTGAAGACCCAAGGACAGATGTTGCTCCAACATCAACTCCTAGGAATTTTCAAGTAACAGAGGGAGACGCTCAGACTTCAGAAACAATTGTGTTGGATTCGAACACCGTGCAG AGTGAGGAAAAACAGTTGAGAAAAAGGAAGCGCAATATAATGAATCACATGCAAATAACCATGATTGAACAGGCTTTGCAGAATGAGCCTGACATGCAGCGGAAAGCTGCGTCGATACAATCATGGGCTGAAAAACTTAGTCTTCAT GGTTCAGAAATTTCTTCCTCACAGCTGAAGAATTG GTTGAATAACCGTAAAGCCAAGCTAGCCCGGGCAGCGGCAAAGGATAACCGTGGACCTTCAGGTGGTGACAATATTACTTTCACCGACAAACAAGGTGGCTCAGGAACCGACCCCGACCCCGAGAGTCCTGATGAGTTCTTTGACCCAACCCCATCTGCTGGCCAACAGACTCATTCAGTCAGGCATGAGCCAGGGCAATTTGTGGTTCTTACAGATGGTCAAGGCGACGAGATTGGAAAGGGTTGTGTGCACCAAGCAAGCGGCTCATGGTCTGGAACAAACCTTGATGAATCGGGGTTGTGTGTTGTGGACGTTAGTTATCTTAAAGTGGATAAATGGTCAAGTCTTCCGCACCCATGTGATGCTACCGGCACATCGTATGGTCATTCGGAACAGATTATTGGTGTGAAGAGAGTGCTGTGGGATAACAGTAAGCTTGTCGTACAGCAGAAGCCTAGATGA